From a single Podarcis raffonei isolate rPodRaf1 chromosome 10, rPodRaf1.pri, whole genome shotgun sequence genomic region:
- the LOC128421945 gene encoding zinc finger protein 665-like isoform X1 — protein MSTHSSHQRSQEGEKPFKGMESEKSFTDSEKLRTHQRTHMGKKGFQCRECGKNFSQHGHLSLHQRTHTGEKPFKCMEYGKSFSQRGQLNIHQQTHTGEKPFKCMECGKCFSQNGDLKLHKRIHTGEKPYKCMECGKSFSFNANLRKHQRTHTGEKPFKCMECGKSFSFNANLRTHQRTHTGEKPFKCMECGKSFSQSGHLNIHQLTHTGEKPYKCMECGKSFSDNGTLRTHQRTHTGEKPFKCMQCGKSFSQSGHLNIHQRTHTGEKPFECMECGKSFGQNGDLKLHQRIHTGEKPYKCMECGKSFSTSGQLNRHQQTHTGGKPLKCMECGNSFSDNGTLRTHQRTHTGEKPFKCMQCGKSFNQSGHLNVHQRTHTGEKPFECMECGKSFGQNGDLKLHQRIHTGEKPYKCMECGKSFSLNGNLRIHQRTHTGEKPYKCMECGNSFSDNGNLRTHQRTHTGEKPFKCMECGKSFSQSGHLNIHQRTHTGEKPYKCMECGNSFSDNGNLRTHQRTHTGEKPFKCMECGKSFSQSGNLNIHQRTHTGEKPYKCMECGRSFSDNGYLRTHQQTHTGEKPYKCMECGKSFSLNGNLRRHQQTHTGEKPFKCMECGKSFSHSGHLNIHQRTHTGDKPFKCMECGKSFSQNGNLNIHQLTHTGEKPFECLECGKCFSQNGDLKLHQRIHTGEKPFKCMECGKSFSKSGKLNIHQRTHTGEKPFECLECGKCFSQNGDLKLHQWIHMGRNHINVWSVERASVRVESSIYINGLTQGRNHLNAWSAESASVRMETLNYTSGFTQRRNHLNAWSAERASGRMDTLENISRHMRETV, from the coding sequence atgagcacacatagctcACATCAGCGATCTCAagaaggggagaaaccatttaaaggtatggagagtGAGAAAAGTTTCACTGATAGTgaaaaacttagaacacatcagcggactcacatgggcaagaaaggattccaatgcagggagtgtgggaagaacttcagtcaacATGGACACTTAAgtttacatcaacggactcacacaggggagaagccatttaaatgtatggaatatggaaaaagcttcagtcagagaggacaactcaatatacatcaacagactcacacaggggaaaaaccatttaaatgtatggagtgtggaaagtgcttcagtcagaatggagaccttaaattacacaagcggattcacacaggggagaaaccatataaatgtatggagtgtggaaagagcttcagtttcaatgcaaaccttagaaaacatcagcggactcacacaggagagaaaccatttaaatgcatggagtgtggaaagagcttcagtttcaatgcaaaccttagaacacatcagcggactcacacaggagagaaaccatttaaatgcatggagtgtggaaagagcttcagtcagagtggacacctcaatatacatcaactgactcacacaggggagaaaccatataaatgtatggagtgtggaaagagctttagtgataatggaacccttagaacacatcagcggactcacacaggagagaaaccatttaaatgcatgcagtgtggaaagagcttcagtcagagtggacacctcaatatacatcaacggactcacacaggggagaaaccatttgaatgcatggaatgcggaaagagcttcggtcagaatggagaccttaaattacaccagcggattcacacaggggagaaaccatataaatgtatggagtgtggaaagagcttcagtacgagTGGACAACTCAATAggcatcaacagactcacacagggggaaaaccacttaaatgtatggagtgtggaaacagctttagtgataatggaacccttagaacacatcagcggactcacacaggagagaaaccatttaaatgcatgcagtgtggaaagagcttcaatcagagtggacacctcaatgtacatcaacggactcacacaggggagaaaccatttgaatgcatggaatgcggaaagagcttcggtcagaatggagaccttaaattacaccagcggattcacacaggggagaaaccatataaatgtatggagtgtggaaagagcttcagtttaaatggaaaccttagaatacatcaacggactcatacaggagagaaaccatataaatgtatggagtgtggaaacagctttagtgataatggaaaccttagaacacatcagcggactcacacaggagagaaaccatttaaatgcatggagtgtggaaagagcttcagtcagagtggacacctcaatatacatcaacggactcacacaggggagaaaccatataaatgtatggagtgtggaaacagctttagtgataatggaaaccttagaacacatcagcggactcacacaggagagaaaccatttaaatgcatggagtgtggaaagagcttcagtcagagtgggaacctcaatatacatcaacggactcacacaggggagaaaccatataaatgtatggagtgtggaaggagctttagtgataatggataccttagaacacatcaacagacacacacaggggagaaaccatataaatgtatggagtgtggaaagagcttcagtttaaatggaaaccttagaagacatcaacagactcacacaggggagaaaccatttaaatgcatggagtgtggaaagagcttcagtcatagtggacacctcaatatacaccaacggactcacactggggataaaccatttaaatgcatggagtgcggaaagagcttcagtcagaatggaaacctcaatatacatcaactgactcacacaggggaaaagccatttgaatgcctggagtgcggaaagtgcttcagtcagaatggagaccttaaattacaccagcggattcacacaggagagaaaccatttaaatgtatggagtgcggaaagagcttcagtaagagtggaaagctcaatatacatcaacggactcacacaggggagaaaccatttgaatgcctggagtgcggaaagtgcttcagtcagaatggagatcTGAAATTACACCAGTGGATTCAcatggggagaaaccatataaatgtatggagtgtggaaagagcttcagtaagagtggaaagctcaatatacatcaacggactcacacaggggagaaaccatttgaatgcctggagtgcggaaagtgcttcagtcagaatggagaccttaaattacaccagtggattcacacagaggagaaaccatttaaatgcatggagtgcggaaagagcttcaggcagaatggacaccttagaaaacatcagcagacacatgcgagaaactgtttaa
- the LOC128422007 gene encoding zinc finger protein 239-like, which yields MGSGKNFTDSGKLGTHQWTHMGKKQFKCKECGKNFSQNGHLYIHQQTHTGEKPFKCMECGKSFSQNGDLKLHQRTHTGEKPFKCMECGKCFSKSGNLNIHQRTHTGEKPFKCLECGKSFSENGKLRRHQQTHTGEKPFKCMECGKSFSENTSLRIHQRTHTGEKPFKCMECGKSFSKSGHLNIHHRTHTAQKPFKCMECGKSFSLNATLRRHQHSHRGETF from the coding sequence ATGGGGAGTGGAAAAAATTTCACTGATAGTGGAAAACTTGGaacacatcaatggactcacatgggcaaaaaacaatttaaatgcaAGGAGtgcgggaagaacttcagtcagaatggacacctttatatacatcaacagactcacacaggggagaaaccatttaaatgcatggagtgtgggaagagcttcagtcagaatggagaccttaaattacaccaacggactcacaccggtgaaaaaccatttaaatgcatggagtgtgggaagtgcttcagtAAGAGTGGaaacctcaatatacatcaacggactcacacaggggagaaaccatttaaatgcctggagtgcggaaagagctttagtgagaatggaaaacttagaagacatcaacagactcacacgggagaaaaaccatttaaatgtatggagtgtggaaagagttttagtgaGAATACAAGCCTTAGAATtcaccaacggactcacacaggggagaaaccatttaaatgcatggagtgtggaaagagcttcagtaagagtggacacctcaatatacatcaccGGACTCACACAGcgcagaaaccatttaaatgcatggagtgcggaaagagctttagtttgaatgcaacccttagaagacatcaacactcacacaggggagaaaccttttaa
- the LOC128421945 gene encoding zinc finger protein 845-like isoform X2, whose product MSTHSSHQRSQEGEKPFKGMESEKSFTDSEKLRTHQRTHMGKKGFQCRECGKNFSQHGHLSLHQRTHTGEKPFKCMEYGKSFSQRGQLNIHQQTHTGEKPFKCMECGKCFSQNGDLKLHKRIHTGEKPYKCMECGKSFSFNANLRKHQRTHTGEKPFKCMECGKSFSFNANLRTHQRTHTGEKPFKCMECGKSFSQSGHLNIHQLTHTGEKPYKCMECGKSFSDNGTLRTHQRTHTGEKPFKCMQCGKSFSQSGHLNIHQRTHTGEKPFECMECGKSFGQNGDLKLHQRIHTGEKPYKCMECGKSFSTSGQLNRHQQTHTGGKPLKCMECGNSFSDNGTLRTHQRTHTGEKPFKCMQCGKSFNQSGHLNVHQRTHTGEKPFECMECGKSFGQNGDLKLHQRIHTGEKPYKCMECGKSFSLNGNLRIHQRTHTGEKPYKCMECGNSFSDNGNLRTHQRTHTGEKPFKCMECGKSFSQSGHLNIHQRTHTGEKPYKCMECGNSFSDNGNLRTHQRTHTGEKPFKCMECGKSFSQSGNLNIHQRTHTGEKPYKCMECGRSFSDNGYLRTHQQTHTGEKPYKCMECGKSFSLNGNLRRHQQTHTGEKPFKCMECGKSFSHSGHLNIHQRTHTGDKPFKCMECGKSFSQNGNLNIHQLTHTGEKPFECLECGKCFSQNGDLKLHQRIHTGEKPFKCMECGKSFSKSGKLNIHQRTHTGEKPFECLECGKCFSQNGDLKLHQWIHMGRNHINVWSVERASVRVESSIYINGLTQGRNHLNALENISRHMRETV is encoded by the exons atgagcacacatagctcACATCAGCGATCTCAagaaggggagaaaccatttaaaggtatggagagtGAGAAAAGTTTCACTGATAGTgaaaaacttagaacacatcagcggactcacatgggcaagaaaggattccaatgcagggagtgtgggaagaacttcagtcaacATGGACACTTAAgtttacatcaacggactcacacaggggagaagccatttaaatgtatggaatatggaaaaagcttcagtcagagaggacaactcaatatacatcaacagactcacacaggggaaaaaccatttaaatgtatggagtgtggaaagtgcttcagtcagaatggagaccttaaattacacaagcggattcacacaggggagaaaccatataaatgtatggagtgtggaaagagcttcagtttcaatgcaaaccttagaaaacatcagcggactcacacaggagagaaaccatttaaatgcatggagtgtggaaagagcttcagtttcaatgcaaaccttagaacacatcagcggactcacacaggagagaaaccatttaaatgcatggagtgtggaaagagcttcagtcagagtggacacctcaatatacatcaactgactcacacaggggagaaaccatataaatgtatggagtgtggaaagagctttagtgataatggaacccttagaacacatcagcggactcacacaggagagaaaccatttaaatgcatgcagtgtggaaagagcttcagtcagagtggacacctcaatatacatcaacggactcacacaggggagaaaccatttgaatgcatggaatgcggaaagagcttcggtcagaatggagaccttaaattacaccagcggattcacacaggggagaaaccatataaatgtatggagtgtggaaagagcttcagtacgagTGGACAACTCAATAggcatcaacagactcacacagggggaaaaccacttaaatgtatggagtgtggaaacagctttagtgataatggaacccttagaacacatcagcggactcacacaggagagaaaccatttaaatgcatgcagtgtggaaagagcttcaatcagagtggacacctcaatgtacatcaacggactcacacaggggagaaaccatttgaatgcatggaatgcggaaagagcttcggtcagaatggagaccttaaattacaccagcggattcacacaggggagaaaccatataaatgtatggagtgtggaaagagcttcagtttaaatggaaaccttagaatacatcaacggactcatacaggagagaaaccatataaatgtatggagtgtggaaacagctttagtgataatggaaaccttagaacacatcagcggactcacacaggagagaaaccatttaaatgcatggagtgtggaaagagcttcagtcagagtggacacctcaatatacatcaacggactcacacaggggagaaaccatataaatgtatggagtgtggaaacagctttagtgataatggaaaccttagaacacatcagcggactcacacaggagagaaaccatttaaatgcatggagtgtggaaagagcttcagtcagagtgggaacctcaatatacatcaacggactcacacaggggagaaaccatataaatgtatggagtgtggaaggagctttagtgataatggataccttagaacacatcaacagacacacacaggggagaaaccatataaatgtatggagtgtggaaagagcttcagtttaaatggaaaccttagaagacatcaacagactcacacaggggagaaaccatttaaatgcatggagtgtggaaagagcttcagtcatagtggacacctcaatatacaccaacggactcacactggggataaaccatttaaatgcatggagtgcggaaagagcttcagtcagaatggaaacctcaatatacatcaactgactcacacaggggaaaagccatttgaatgcctggagtgcggaaagtgcttcagtcagaatggagaccttaaattacaccagcggattcacacaggagagaaaccatttaaatgtatggagtgcggaaagagcttcagtaagagtggaaagctcaatatacatcaacggactcacacaggggagaaaccatttgaatgcctggagtgcggaaagtgcttcagtcagaatggagatcTGAAATTACACCAGTGGATTCAcatggggagaaaccatataaatgtatggagtgtggaaagagcttcagtaagagtggaaagctcaatatacatcaacggactcacacaggggagaaaccatttgaatgc cttagaaaacatcagcagacacatgcgagaaactgtttaa